A region of Lycium barbarum isolate Lr01 chromosome 1, ASM1917538v2, whole genome shotgun sequence DNA encodes the following proteins:
- the LOC132638761 gene encoding uncharacterized protein LOC132638761, whose amino-acid sequence MGIIRSSFSFISGTVCGIYIAQNYNVPNIQKLIEKALFKAKDVEEKYRKPPKPGDRL is encoded by the coding sequence ATGGGGATAATAAGAAGCAGTTTTTCATTCATATCAGGAACTGTGTGCGGTATATATATAGCACAGAACTACAACGTTCCCAACATTCAGAAGCTTATAGAGAAGGCCTTATTTAAGGCTAAAGATGTTGAAGAGAAATACCGCAAGCCCCCCAAGCCTGGGGATCGCCTTTAG